Proteins encoded in a region of the Magallana gigas chromosome 8, xbMagGiga1.1, whole genome shotgun sequence genome:
- the LOC136270753 gene encoding uncharacterized protein: MTEEYFPLLCKLYFSDKNNQTIGPRFFKEPFNVCQEQIRNFRNDSKKECNEKYCALVLLVLCNNQLCVEDIPEKDCLKEKFELALKLCGMMANTASHIIGDALKTLEGFFVKKIEDTYYFYHDFVMEVTTYVFGTDYPRETIQYADIGFLRRRVNLKSSNDNRKEEVHIFTIYLSDKYVSDLADRLFKDVFGDRLLDVVLNPCMRNEKVATCFIQKLKDNPEKLHNLLAAKKFHMKFRKQEHYEELKQLFGSKLGFLYYEDEAHILSAIIVFCHTNVSKHCLETLQRMRHSLKDTSLFSAVCCNGSIDLFNVFPKEQIKWFLVKKWGQYNPIHIVSLFHNHEILRELIQVRNNVNLKTNGRYGYTPLMLAVCNTDTSEHKNKETRNQSIDITVELLLTHGADINIGDPFLGTPIHLASCVGSNHTVEFLLEKGADINSCDTNKETPLHKASGKGRESTVQLLLKKGADINSCDKNRETPLHKASESGRESTVQLLLEKGADIHSCDTNKETPLHKASQWGHNSTVQLLLEKGADVNSCDLNKETPLDKASRRGHERTVQLLLDKGADINSCDTNKESPLHKAIKKGHESTVQLVLDKGANIYSCDKNKETPLHKAGERGRESESTVQLLLKKGANINSCDTYRETPLHKFSEMGHNSTVQLL; this comes from the coding sequence ATGACTGAGGAGTATTTTCCGTTATTATGCAAACTTTATTTTAGCGACAAAAATAACCAGACAATAGGACcgcgattttttaaagaacctTTTAACGTATGTCAGGAACAAATAAGAAATTTCAGAAATGACTCCAAAAAGGAATGCAACGAAAAATACTGTGCTCTTGTTCTTCTTGTTCTGTGTAACAATCAGCTTTGTGTTGAGGATATACCTGAAAAAGATTGCTTAAAGGAAAAATTTGAACTTGCTTTGAAACTCTGTGGAATGATGGCAAACACAGCATCTCATATTATTGGTGACGCTCTAAAGACTCTAGAGGGATTTTTTGTCAAGAAGATTGAGGACACCTACTACTTTTATCACGATTTTGTAATGGAAGTTACCACCTATGTGTTTGGAACAGACTATCCGAGAGAAACAATACAGTATGCAGATATTGGTTTCCTTAGACGACGTGTAAACTTAAAAAGCAGTAACGACAATAGAAAAGAAGAAGTTCATATATTTACCATATATTTAAGTGATAAATATGTTAGCGATCTAGCGGATAGACTTTTTAAGGATGTATTTGGAGATCGTCTGTTGGATGTTGTTCTCAATCCATGTATGAGGAATGAGAAGGTGGCTACATGtttcatacaaaaattaaaagataaccCGGAAAAACTGCACAACTTACTTGCAGCAAAAAAGTTTCACATGAAGTTTAGAAAGCAAGAACATTATGAAGAATTAAAGCAATTATTTGGTTCCAAACTTGGGTTTCTGTATTATGAAGATGAAGCACACATTCTTAGTGCTATAATTGTATTTTGTCATACAAATGTGTCAAAACATTGTTTAGAAACTCTACAGCGAATGAGACATTCTCTTAAAGATACTTCTCTTTTTTCTGCGGTTTGTTGCAATGGTTCGATTGATTTGTTCAACGTCTTTccaaaagaacaaattaaatgGTTTTTGGTGAAAAAGTGGGGGCAATACAACCCTATTCACATTGTTTCCCTGTTTCATAATCATGAAATATTGCGGGAGCTGATTCAGGTGAGGAATAATGTGAATTTGAAAACCAATGGGAGATATGGATACACTCCCTTGATGTTGGCAGTTTGCAATACGGACACAAGCGAACACAAAAATAAGGAAACAAGAAATCAGTCAATTGATATCACTGTTGAACTTTTACTGACTCATGGAGCTGACATTAATATCGGTGATCCATTCTTAGGGACTCCTATCCATTTAGCAAGTTGTGTAGGGAGCAATCACACTGTAgaatttttattagaaaaaggagcagatattaattcatgtgacacaaacaaagaaactcctctgcATAAAGCCAGTGGAAAGGGGCGTGAAAGCACggtacaacttttattaaaaaaaggagcagatattaattcatgtgacaaaaACAGAGAAAcacctctacataaagccagtgaatCGGGAcgtgaaagcactgtacaacttttattagaaaaaggagcagatattcattcatgtgacacaaacaaagaaacgcctctacataaagccagtcAATGGGGACATAATAGCAcggtacaacttttattagaaaaaggagcagatgttaattcatgtgaccttaacaaagaaactcctctagaTAAAGCCAGTAGACGGGGACATGAACGAACTGTACagcttttattagataaaggagcagatattaattcttgtgacacaaacaaagaaagtcctctacataaagcaattaaaaagggacatgaaagcactgtgcaacttgtattagataaaggagcaaatatttattcatgtgataaaaacaaagaaactcctttACATAAAGCCGGTGAAAGGGGACGTGAAAGCGAAAGCACggtacaacttttattaaaaaaaggagcaaatattaattcatgtgacacataTAGAGAAACCCCTCTACACAAATTCAGTGAAATGGGACATAATAGCACGGTACAACTTTTATGa
- the LOC136270755 gene encoding ankyrin repeat, PH and SEC7 domain containing protein secG-like: MGHESTIHLLLDKGADINSCNTNKETALHTAIKCGEEITVKLLLDKGANIILCDTNKESLLHYASQWGLESTVHLLLDKGSDINSCDKYNETPLHKASESGHEKTAQLLLDKGADINSCDENKQTPLHKASGKGRESTVQLLLDKGADINSRDTNKESALHKASEWGHDSTVRLLLDNGTYINSCDKYNETPLHKASEGGHESTVEILLDKGADINSCDKYNETPLHKSIKCGRKSTVQLILDKGADINSCDKYNETSLHKASGKGRESTVQLLLDKGADINSHDTNKETPLHKASESGHKRPAQLLLDKGADINSCDKYNETPLHKAKLLGHENTVQL, encoded by the coding sequence ATGGGACACGAAAGCACTATACatcttttattagataaaggagcagatattaattcatgtaacacaaacaaagaaactgcTCTACATACAGCAATTAAATGTGGAGAGGAAATCACTGtaaaacttttattagataaaggagcaaatattattctatgtgacacaaacaaagaaagtCTTCTCCATTATGCCAGTCAATGGGGACTTGAAAGCACTGTACatcttttattagataaaggatcagatattaattcatgtgacaaaTACAATGAAAcccctctacataaagccagtgaatCGGGACATGAAAAAACTGCACagcttttattagataaaggagcagatattaattcatgtgacgaAAACAAACAAACTCCTCTGCATAAAGCCAGTGGAAAGGGGcgtgaaagcactgtacaacttttattagataaaggggcagatattaattcacgtgacacaaacaaagaatctgctctacataaagccagtgaatggggacatgatagcacagtacgacttttattagataacggaacatatattaattcatgtgacaaaTACAATGAAACCCCTCTACATAAAGCGAGTGAAGGAggacatgaaagcactgtagagattttattagataaaggagcagatattaattcatgtgacaaaTACAatgaaactcctctacataaatcaattaaatgtgGACGTAAAAGCACTGTGCAACTTatattagataaaggagcagatattaattcatgtgacaaaTACAATGAAACTtctctacataaagccagtggAAAGGGGCGTGAAAGCAcggtacaacttttattagataaagggGCAGATATCAATTCacatgacacaaacaaagaaacgcctctacataaagccagtgaatCGGGACATAAAAGACCTGCACagcttttattagataaaggagcagatattaattcatgtgataaATACAATGAAACCCCTTTACATAAAGCCAAATTACTGGGACATGAAAACACTGTACAACTTTAA